A window of Daucus carota subsp. sativus chromosome 2, DH1 v3.0, whole genome shotgun sequence genomic DNA:
CCACCCAGTGGACCGCTACATCCCGACACATCTTTCCGTCTCCATCTTTCACATCTCTACTCACCGCACACTTCATCTTCATCACCGTTGGGCTCCGCCGGAATCACCTGCTGCCGCCGCGAGTTTTCACCGCCACTGCCCTTTGTTTCTTCCCATGCTCGAAGCCAGTCACGATCCTTCAATTCTTCTGCCAATTAACTCCGTTTTCTGACCAGCAGTCCACCCCATCTTTGATTATTCCGATTGGGTATATCTCGAATTTTCTCCTCTATTagttatgtgtgtatgtatatgtgtagaACTGATTGTGTGATGTCTATTGCTGTGaattagtaaattttaattcaaatcagattacaCACAAATATATGCAGTTATATGGGTTgtgttaattataatatttgttaattgcAAGGGTTGTGTGGTATTAAACTGAATAGTTTAGTATGGCTTATTGTTGTGTACTTGAATTAACAAGAGTATATGACCGGGTATCAAACTTTTTGATTTGAGAATATATGTATAAGTATGTTGCTTGTTTATATGTTATTGGAAGGATAGTTTAAGAGTTTAAATAGTGGATTAAAGATTTAGAATTATACATAATCAAGTCGAAGTTTTTAGACTGCTGCTGGGCTGTTTTTGAAGCACAGTTCTGGGCTTATTGAGTCAAgttttatgtttaatatttcTGTGATAAAAGTCTCCTTGATGTCTAGTTTATGTGCGCGAAAGAATCGAATCGATTCGATTAGCGAGCTAGGAGATATGACAGTGTTTTAGTATGGTATGTGCAGAGTACAAAACTGCTTCGTTTTTCGACCTTCTAAACTAAAGTTTAATTACTTAAACTTTGATTTCCAAGCCAAAACTTATTTTGTAGCTACTCAGGGAGTTTAGGGAGGTCTTACAAAAATTCAAGTGAAAAACttgtatttttgatttattaaaaatgtttgaaTGTCGGCAGCGCAAACTTGTGAAAAAATTCTGTTTTGATGTCACAAAGagaatttttgtttttacaaGTTTAAATCTATGAGTTGGGTTTGAAATTTCTATGACCTCTGCGTATAAGATTTATAAAGATCTCGGAggtatattttgttaaaaagttGAATTATTGACTTATAATTTAGCTATGATTTCAGAGTTtgctaattatttaaattcagtcAATGAGTAATGGTTGATGTTATTTGATTGGTATATTGAGTTGATTACTTGTTGAATAGTATAGggaaacaggtggatagtccgatAAACAGGGGAGATGCTGCCGAATTTTCGatagaaattatatatgttttacttgtTGGAGGATATTAAGTAGTTAAGAATAAGGTAACATGGTTGATTGAAACAtgttatttgttaatttatcaatattgacttttaatagctataaaagttaattgttcaactatgtgctatgtgtttatTTGACTGTAGTATGCATATGGATTTACGAAGGGTAGCTAATTACGGATTTTATACGTTATTCGATATTAGTTAACTTCATCGGCATCGACAACTGAAGTACCGTGTCACTCTTGGAGAATCAACCGAGACTTGTCTATCAAGGACATTCAGAAGTAGTTAAATAGCTTTGCGAATTGAATGAGGAATAGTTCATTAAGATGAAGCTGTGCTGTGAGATAGTCTAGTAGAATTAAATCGGTATGAAAATCAGCAGAACTGAGGCAAGTATCCCTATCTCCACTTATTGttcaagtgagatattttgttcaatcatgatattgatggatttATTTCTCTCAAGCTTTCTTGCAAGTAATTCTATTCTCTAACTTATAATTACTGCAAGTATTCCTATTCAAATTCTATATTTAGAAGCAAGCGCTCTTTCCTtgaaacttttatttattacaaaTGCACGACTTAAGTACGATTTTGAGTTGGAAAGAGTAACTTACCAAATTGATACACATGGTTTCAAAATctctataaatgattttcataacTCGGTTTAGTTCCTCGGTTGTAAGACTTATCCGTTGTAATTATACTTCCTCTGGAATAAACCTTTTCTTAAAAATGCAATTCTTTAGAACTGGGAAGTAAAAACTCAGATATAATTGGAGTTGCGTACGAGGACCGTTATTTGGTAACGGCCCAGCCTATTTGTTTGCGTAAGAGGACCATTGTAAGGCAATGGCCCAGCGTTATTTGAAGACCTAGCTAGTCTTCAGTTCCAGAACATGTTATTTCAGGGCAATGCGTAACCATTGTCCAAGTTACTGTAGACTGATCATCTAAGTGACTATTAACGTCCAATATATCTGAATGCTTTGGAAATTATATGtacttttgaattgttttggtTTCAAGTTAAAAGCATGTTGTTTTGTATACTTTCAGTTCAATTATTTTTTCTGCTTTAACTCCTGTTTCTTTTTAACTATTACACTTGCTGGGCATTcttttgctcattcttgctatttcttctaacccctttcagatagTGTTAAAGATGATTCATATGTCTAGGCTGCGCGTAAGAATAATGCTAGGCAAGGATTTCAAGTGATTAGTTTTAACTGAATGATCAGGTAAAGTATTCAGGAAGATGTCTGCGAGATTAGTGGTAATTAGAGTTGGCTTAATTTCGCTtcaaatgtaaaataaatttattaaatattatcagCTACTCTGATAATTTAGATTGTGTTGTAATAAgatttattagtttatttttccGATTTCAATACTAAAGCCtgtatgcgatcctgttttcagggggtgaaattgagttttaatttaaatcattttttttattttatatccaggttttggttttgaaatatttatttttgcacTCTTTCAAAATTACAGGGTTCtaaattgttttttcttttagtggcaccaaatccaccctccggatttgagggctgtcacaACCTACCCATATAAAAGTTGTTAGAAAAAGGCTTAAGAAGTCATCTTTCTTATACCATGTGACGAAAGTCCTGCACTTTGAAGACATGAAATCATTCACAGCAGAGGACCAAAAATCAGTCCCTCCATTCTTTTTCCAATTAGGAGTCCTGCTTTGGGAGCATCCTGGGcaagtttggaataaaaaaatcgTTAGGATGGATGGGGTTATTGGTATAAAACACAGATAGAAGACTCTCGGTGATCCTCTCACATATCACATATCAATAGATGATACTATAAACTCTTCTCTCATggataaaagatattcaaaatgaCTATAAAAACAGAATTCATTTGTACTTATAACAAGAgatcatctatatatatatagtaccaGCGGGTTTACATAATTCGTAGTTGTATTCGAATGCCAAGGGTTTGCATGAGTCCCTTTATTtctacaatttatttattaggAGTACAGTGTATGTTTAGGTATAAGATTTCGTTACATTATTTAATTAACGGGAACAGCAAATTGGGACAGCtccattatttaattatttatatgaggAAACCTGTGTAACGGGGACAGGGACAGGAACCAGTGGGACAGCCCTAACGAGTGTTAGGCCGTACGTCTGGTTCATGTCAAGTTCTTCAGGCTTCATTCCGTGCGGGAGCTTCCATTCAAAATGATACACCAAAGAAGCAATCATCAAGCTCACCACCCTGTGCGCCAATGGTATCCCGGGGCAGATCCGACGACCCGACCCAAATGGAAGAAACGAGAAATGTTGTCCCTTAAAATCCACTTCTGAGTCCAAGAATCTTTCGGGCTTAAAACTTGTAGGGTCTTCCCAGGAAGTAGGATCTCTGGCAATGGCCCATGCATTCACTAGCACGGGTGTGTTCTTTGGTATCTCGTAACCGTTTAGATTAACATCTGTTTCGGTCTTGTGGGGAAATAAAAATGGAACAGCTAAATGGAGTCTCATTGTTTCCTTCACAATTGCTTGCAAGTAGGGTAGCTTGAGAAGCTCGGATTCTTGGATTCTTCCTTTTGCTCTTACGGACTCTGATATTTCGTTACGTAGTTTCGTCATCTTGTCGGGATGGAGTATCAGCTCTGTCATTGCCCATTCAGTTGTGTTGGTGCTCGTGTCGGTTCCTCCTAAGAATAACTcctgaaaatgaagaaattatgAATGTTTCACGTAATTAATGAAATGGAAATGTTTTAGAgtgttgtgaattgtgatgtaCCACTAACAGGACTTGAATGTGTTTCAAGGTAAAATCAGATGGATTTTCTTGGCTGAATTCAATTAAAGAATCCAAGAGATCTCCGTGTTTTGGTAACTTTTTCTCTCTATGTTGTAAGCGCTGATGAATATAATCATCGCAGAGTTCCTCGAGGCAACCGTATGCAGCGTTAGCCATAGGCCTTAATTTTTGAAGATCAAAGGCTTTAAGCAGAGGGAAATAATCTGCAACGTTGAATTTCATCGCGACATCCATGATAGTTGCCACAGCatttttgaatcctttgctATCTTGATAGTCATATTAATTCGTCGACATTAGTAGAGAAACAAGTGTTTGACATTTGGTTTAAAGCCGTCGTAAAGGCCAACTTGGCAATTTCCACGCCTTGTTCTCCTTCTGATTTGCTAATTTTTTCAACATGCCGAACCATTTGGTCCATGACACCGTGACGTAGCTCACATAAGGAGTCTAGCTTGTGTGAGTTCGTTAAAAAAGTAGTTAAAACTCGTCGAATCATGCGCCACTCTTGTCCTGTGTGCAGCCACGCCACTGCATGAGAGGGGTGCTCCAGGGTACTGATGGCATCTGGGATGATCCTGCCAGAAATATCCGCGTCGTGCTTTTGCAGAACAAGGCGAGCCATATCTGCTGAAGAAGCCACGATGGTGGTGACACTGCCTTGCTGAATGGTCATGAGAGGACCATATTTCTGTGCTAGTTTGGCCAAGGATTGGTGAGGATTTGGGCCAATTTCTAGCAAGTTTCCAAGAATTGGAAGCCCTCTCGGACCCGGGGGAAGGTTTTTTCGTCGAAAGATTGAGGTGCAATACCCCAGAATTAGCAAGAGAATCAAGGACAAATAAAGATAGCTTTGAAACAATTCCATTTAAGTAGAGGCTAATAAAAGCAACTGACTATAAGCACAGAATAATACTGATTCTTGTAGTGTAATAATACTGATTATGTTTCCAGAATGCAGTACATGCTATGCTGAAGGCTTCAGCTAGCACTCACatttatatgcaaaattttacTGTTGGATAAGATAAACAGATCTAACATGATAAATTGGCTttccaaaaaattcaaaatctgtAATTTGTTAGattgattaatttgaatataaaactGCAATTCTATAGTAAAAAGACTGAAGGATAGTTAGATTACCTAACAGTCTTATACTCGATGGTTAAAACATTGTTAACAAGTGcataacattttttattatgaaaataattcCAGTTATATCTTTACCGAGTAATTATCCATTAGGGTAGTAAAAGTGAGTTACCATCTGATCACAATATTGATCAAATAATAAGAACAGTGActtctttgtttctttattGAAGTACGAAGCGCAATCACTTTTCAGAAATCAAATGTGGTGTGCGCGCATTAGGGTTATAGACCTGGGCCAAACTGAAGACTGAGTAACTATTTGATACGGAAAAAAATGCATCGTTAATtcttaatttgattttgattttcttataataaaaactaaacTGGTTTGAATCTAttgttaaatattattgttataaccTAGGATACTGGTCCTTCAAGAACTTCATCCTTAGATTGTGTTCACTTCATTAAATGAAATGAGGGGAGAATAGAATAAAACTATATGAACAAGTTTTATGGAGATTGGAGAAAGTATGAGGCAATAATGATCATGATCAAATATGAGTGAGTTAAAATTTTTCATGAAATGTGATAGGAAAAGATGATAAACATATGGAATCAAAAATTCTTTCAAAACATGTAGGttagatttttagttaaaatagttaGAATAGAATGATTgaaagaatgaaaattataaacaatttcactaaTCATTCACAATTTATAAgacaaatttcatttcattctcccctcatttcaTTTGATGAAAGGAGGAGAGAATGAAATTAACGTAAGCCCTCGAAGAAGATGGTCGATTTGGAAGTATAGGCAGACTCATTTCCTGACAAATATAGAGGGCCTCCAGGCCGCACATGTGGACTCAACTATTTTGACTACTACGTTAGAACTTAGAACAGGATTCTCAGCGGTGCCATCTAATTTATGCACATTTGTATTTTAGAAAACAAGCCATCGAATTTGGCGCCATTTGGCTCATCATCTTGTTTCGGATGCATTATGTAGAATTACTTCAAGTGTCAAGTTAATCTATATCGGGTTATCATCgataaagaattaatataaatcaaaaCTATCACCTATAATATCTAAAAAGgaag
This region includes:
- the LOC108208318 gene encoding LOW QUALITY PROTEIN: cytochrome P450 76T24 (The sequence of the model RefSeq protein was modified relative to this genomic sequence to represent the inferred CDS: deleted 1 base in 1 codon); the protein is MELFQSYLYLSLILLLILGYCTSIFRRKNLPPGPRGLPILGNLLEIGPNPHQSLAKLAQKYGPLMTIQQGSVTTIVASSADMARLVLQKHDADISGRIIPDAISTLEHPSHAVAWLHTGQEWRMIRRVLTTFLTNSHKLDSLCELRHGVMDQMVRHVEKISKSEGEQGVEIAKLAFTTALNQMSNTCFSTNVDELYDYQDSKGFKNAVATIMDVAMKFNVADYFPLLKAFDLQKLRPMANAAYGCLEELCDDYIHQRLQHREKKLPKHGDLLDSLIEFSQENPSDFTLKHIQVLLVELFLGGTDTSTNTTEWAMTELILHPDKMTKLRNEISESVRAKGRIQESELLKLPYLQAIVKETMRLHLAVPFLFPHKTETDVNLNGYEIPKNTPVLVNAWAIARDPTSWEDPTSFKPERFLDSEVDFKGQHFSFLPFGSGRRICPGIPLAHRVVSLMIASLVYHFEWKLPHGMKPEELDMNQTYGLTLVRAVPLVPVPVPVTQVSSYK